From Streptomyces chrestomyceticus JCM 4735, one genomic window encodes:
- a CDS encoding GTP-binding protein, with translation MDFASSDGAAAAAGPGGRSTTSAKIVVAGGFGVGKTTFVGAVSEINPLRTEAVMTSASAGIDDLSHVQDKTTTTVAMDFGRITLDQDLILYLFGTPGQDRFWFMWDDLVRGAIGAVVLVDTRRLADCFAAVDYFENSGLPFVIALNGFDGHQPYTPDEVREALQIGPDAPIITTDARHRSEAKSALITLVEHALMARLK, from the coding sequence CCACCACCTCGGCGAAGATCGTGGTGGCGGGCGGCTTCGGCGTGGGCAAGACCACGTTCGTCGGGGCCGTCTCGGAGATCAATCCGCTGCGTACGGAGGCCGTGATGACCTCCGCCTCGGCGGGGATCGACGACCTGAGCCACGTCCAGGACAAGACCACCACCACGGTGGCGATGGACTTCGGCCGCATCACCCTGGACCAGGACCTGATCCTGTACCTCTTCGGTACGCCGGGCCAGGACCGCTTCTGGTTCATGTGGGACGACCTGGTCCGCGGCGCCATCGGCGCGGTCGTCCTGGTCGACACCCGCCGCCTCGCCGACTGCTTCGCCGCGGTCGACTACTTCGAGAACAGCGGCCTCCCCTTCGTCATCGCCCTCAACGGCTTCGACGGACACCAGCCGTACACGCCCGACGAGGTCCGCGAGGCCCTCCAGATCGGCCCCGACGCACCGATCATCACCACCGACGCCCGCCACCGCAGCGAGGCCAAGAGCGCTCTCATCACGCTGGTCGAGCACGCTCTCATGGCCCGCCTGAAGTGA